The Sciurus carolinensis chromosome 18, mSciCar1.2, whole genome shotgun sequence genome contains a region encoding:
- the LOC124970657 gene encoding archaemetzincin-1-like, with protein sequence MGRSSGVGLGPAFLTLQVLSFPDGILSFLKNNKPDDALCVLGLTLSDLYPRETWSFTFSKFLPGHDVGVCSFARFSGEFSQVGPSALDPALLEVAANGPETPLRDGGRSQCFSALGVVQCCKVTCHELCHLLGLGNCRWLRCLMQGALSLDEALRRPLDLCPICLQKLQHILGFRLADRYKRLHAWTQAAAGSWPCPEAGEPSVSEDTPPFSADSGMCCESDSEPVTSPSEPLTPDAWSHAFPEGPEDGQSSLVASEALPKLGGSVEAIEEHRRWLATCIQALERDVAEEELVQVDRAVDALDRWEMFTGQLPVTRQDLPCGRDNAGLCKALGDKLSSLRRRLSTHRVSRAESSPCRWDGES encoded by the exons ATGGGCAGGTCGTCTGGGGTGGGCCTGGGACCTGCGTTTCTCACACTCCAGG tcctcagcttcccag ATGGCATCCTGTCCTTCTTGAAGAACAACAAGCCAGATGACGCCCTGTGCGTGCTGGGCCTCACGCTGTCTGACCTGTACCCGCGCGAGACCTGGAGCTTCACCTTCAGCAAGTTCCTGCCGGGGCATG atGTGGGCGTCTGCAGCTTCGCCCGGTTCTCAGGGGAATTCTCGCAGGTGGGGCCCAGTGCCCTTGATCCAGCTCTGCTTGAGGTGGCAGCAAATGGCCCCGAGACCCCTCTCCGGGACGGAGGCAGGAGCCAGTGCTTCAGCGCCCTGGGGGTGGTACAGTGCTGCAAG GTCACATGCCACGAGCTCTGtcacctcctgggcctggggaaCTGCCGCTGGCTCCGCTGCCTCATGCAAGGTGCGCTCAGCCTGGATGAGGCCCTGAGGCGGCCCCTGGACCTCTGCCCCATCTGCCTGCAGAAGCTGCAGCACATCCTGGGTTTCCGGCTCGCTGACAGGTACAAG AGACTCCACGCCTGGACGCAGGCAGCAGCGGGCTCGTGGCCCTGCCCGGAAGCTGGAGAGCCGTCTGTCTCGGAGGACACCCCGCCCTTCAGCGCAGACTCTGGCATGTGCTGTGAGAGCGACTCCGAGCCCGTCACCAGCCCGTCAGAGCCCCTCACGCCTGATGCATGGAGTCATGCCTTCCCTGAGGGGCCTGAGGATGGGCAGAGCTCCCTGGTGGCCTCGGAGGCTCTGCCGAAGCTGGGGGGCTCTGTGGAGGCCATCGAGGAGCACAGACGGTGGCTGGCCACGTGCATCCAGGCCCTGGAACGGGACGTGGCCGAGGAGGAGCTGGTGCAGGTGGACAGGGCGGTGGATGCCCTGGACCGGTGGGAGATGTTCACAGGGCAGCTCCCGGTGACCAGGCAAGACCTGCCCTGTGGCAGGGACAATGCAGggctgtgcaaggccctgggggaCAAGCTCTCCTCCCTGAGGCGGCGGCTGAGCACACACAGAGTCTCCAGGGCCGAGTCTTCCCCCTGCCGCTGGGACGGGGAGAGTTAG